GACGCCGAACTCCCCGGCCAGCGTCGCCAGCTCGTTGGCCAGCGCGATGTTCACGTCGCGGTACAGCCCCTCGAACACCTTCACGCACTCGGCGGTCGTGGGGTCGCTGACCGCGTAGACCTCCGCGTCGGTGATCCCCCCGTAGATCAGCTCCGCGACCCGCGTGCTCTCGTCGTCGGCGCCGCCGACGACCTTCGGATGGGCACCGCGGATGTCCTCCAGCGCCCGCCCGCTCATCGTCCGTTCGGGACAGAAGGCGAGCCCGAACTCGCCGAGTCCGAGGCCGCTCTCGGCTTCGAGCCACGGGGCCACGCGGTCGCGACAGGTCCGCGGCGGGACCGTCGACTCGATTATCACGGTGTCGCCGGCGTCGAGTCCCTCGCCGACCGAGCGGACCGCGGCCTCGAGCGCCGACAGGTCCGGACGGTCGTCGGAGACGAGCGTCGGGACGATGACGACGTGGACGCTCGCCTCGCTCGCGGCGTCGACCGCGTCGGTCGTCGCCGACAGCGACCCGTCGGCGGCCAGCCGCTCGACCGCCTCGGGGAGGCCGGGCTCGCCCTCGACGGGGCACTCGCCGGCGTCGACGGCCTCGGCCACGTCGGGATCGATGTCGACGCCGGTGACCGCCCCGGACGCCTCGGCGTAGACGGCGGCCAGCGGCAGCCCCATCTTCCCGAGGCCGTACACCGCGACCGGGACGGCGCCGCCGGCGAACGCGCGTCGCTGGGCAGGTTCGTCGGCGTCGGCGCCGTAGAGCCCCGTCGGTTCCGAACGCTGGCTGCTCATGGGCGAGGTACCTCCGCGGGCGTCACGTCGGTGTCGCGCTCGGCCGCGGCCTCGATCCGCTCGGCGAGTTCGACCGCTCGGATGCCGTCCTCGCCGGTCGTCTCGGGTTCGACCCGCTCGCGGACCGACTCGGCGAACGACGAGAGCTCGTTTTTCAGCGGCTCGCCGGTCTCGACGGTCGGTCGCTCGATGACGCTCTCGTGGCGGTAGCGCACGTCGCCGTCGGTGGCGACGTACTCCGGCAGCGAGTGGCGGTGGATCTCGACGGACTGGTCCACGTAGTCGACCTCGACGTGGCAGTCCTCGGCGGTCACCGCGAGGTCGCGGACCCGCTCCTGGGTGACGCGGCTGGCGGTCAGCGACGC
The window above is part of the Halosimplex rubrum genome. Proteins encoded here:
- a CDS encoding nucleotide sugar dehydrogenase, with product MSSQRSEPTGLYGADADEPAQRRAFAGGAVPVAVYGLGKMGLPLAAVYAEASGAVTGVDIDPDVAEAVDAGECPVEGEPGLPEAVERLAADGSLSATTDAVDAASEASVHVVIVPTLVSDDRPDLSALEAAVRSVGEGLDAGDTVIIESTVPPRTCRDRVAPWLEAESGLGLGEFGLAFCPERTMSGRALEDIRGAHPKVVGGADDESTRVAELIYGGITDAEVYAVSDPTTAECVKVFEGLYRDVNIALANELATLAGEFGVDVPEAIEVANTQPFCDIHDPGPGVGGHCIPYYPYFVISEFEGATPLLETARHVNEYMPEYTVERATEALADRGRDLAEVTAAVFGLAYRPGVDETRASPGVDVAELLADRAETVYAVDPVTTDSPPAGVERVSLDDIEARELDLAVVTTAHEAFESIPWKAFDDVVVLDGRRQFDGDAVGHPLVRLGDGSGEN